The DNA window GGCCGTCCGGAGCTTACCGACTTCGTTGTGGTTAACGGAATGGACGAGTCGGCGGTGCTGCGCTGGGTTGCCGCCGTCGAGGCTCAGAGTGAACATCCTATTGCAGAGGCGATCGTTGCTGGTGCTAAATCTCAGGCACTGGAATTGCCCACCGTCAGCCGATTCCAGGCTGAGCCTGGCTATGGCATAGAGGCTGAAGTAGAGGGCAGGACACTAAATGTCGGGGCTGACCGCTACATGCAGCAACTGGGCATTGACCTGAGTCTGGTCGAAGATCAGGCCGTCGCCCTGGCGACGCAGGCAAAAAGCCCACTCTACGCTGCAGTCGATGGCCAGCTCGCAGCGGTGATAGCGGTCGCCGATCCCCTCAAAGAGGGCTCCTCAGAGGCGATCAGCGCACTCAAACAGATGGGCCTGCGCGTCGCCATGCTCACAGGCGACAACCGCGCGACAGCTGAGGCCATTGCCCGGCAGGTCGGCATAGAACAGGTGCTCGCTGAGGTGCTGCCAGATCAGAAAGCCGCCGAGATAAAGCGCCTGCAACAGCGCGGCCTGCGTACTGCATTTGTAGGTGACGGTATCAACGACGCCCCGGCATTGGCGCAGGCCGATGTTGGCATTGCGATAGGCACCGGCACGGATGTTGCCATTGAGGCCGGCGACATCGTGCTCATGCGTGGCGACCTCCGCGGTATCCTGGAGGCAATCGCTCTATCCCGCCGGACTCGAAAGACCATTATTGGAAACTTTATCTGGGCCTATGGATACAATGTAGCACTGATACCGGTGGCAGCCGGCCTGCTCTACCCGTTCACCGGGTTCCTGCTCAATCCGATGCTTGCCGCTGGTGCGATGAGTCTTTCCAGCCTGTTCGTGTTGACCAACTCGCTCCGTTTGAGGGGTTTTGAGCCAGCCGCTGCTTTCGGTGGAAATCAGCGCGCCAAATAGACCCAGTGCTCAGATAATACCCGCCCAGTCGATGGGCATTTGGATATTCACCCGGGCAAGTGCCTCGGCTCCACGCCAGCACGTTTTGCGGGCCGTTGGCTCGAGAGGAGAATGGCTCCGTCCGCACACGCTTTGGTTTTAAACGTAGCTATTGCACCTGATTAAAAGGTCGAGTTAGGATCAGTCGAGCTAAGACGTTATTAGTAAACGCAAATTGCTTCCATCGCCAGCCGTGCCGGGTTCAAAGGACGCAGAACAACAAAAAGGACTTGCCATGCGTAACACTAATTCGACCTTCTATTCCCTCATCAAAGCCGTGGGCTACCTCGCCCTGGCGTTGATGCTCGTAGCTATCGGTTATGTCACCGTCCTCGCCGTGATCAATTGGAACGGCATCTCTGTCTGAAAAATCCCATCAAACCGAGCAGCGGGTAACACGCTCGCTTTTCGATAGGCACGAGAGGACGCTGACATGACCCGCAAGCAGGCCCGGCTATTCGCCATAATCGCCACCGCTGTCACAGCTACAGCATTCATCGGCATGACCCTTCACAGCCATACGCGTTTTGACGATCTCACCCATGCCGAGAATATTACCCCCGAGGTGCTGAGGGGCAAGCAGGTATGGCACGATTACAACTGCGTCAATTGCCATACCCTTTTCGGTGAGGGTGCGTACTATGCGCCCGACCTGACCAAGATCACAGACCACCGCGGCATTCCCTACCTCACAGCGTTCATGAAGGACCCGTCGCAATTCTATTCCGAGGAAAGACACCGCCGGGTAATGCCCGACATGGGCCTGTCAGACCAGGAGATCGATGACGTTCTGGTGTTCCTGCAATGGATTGCCGATATCGACAATCAGGGTTGGCCGCCAAGGCCCATCCTGGTGTCGGGAGAAACCATCCCCGGGACCAACATCGGTAAGCCAGCCATACCCGTTTCTGCTTCCGACGGGCCGGTGGCCAAGGGCGAGGCATTATTCAGCTCCACGCCGCCTGGCTGTTTTGCCTGCCATTCGGTTGCCAAAGGCGTAAGCATGGCGGGGCCGAGCCTGGCAGGTATAGCGCTTACCGCGGAATCAGTGCTGAACAGTGACGATTACACTGGCGAGGCGACAACGGTCGGGGAATATATCCGGGAGTCGATCGTCAATCCCAGTGCGTACGTCGTCCCTGGCCAGATGTACTCATCGGGTGGCCAGTCATTCATGCCTGCCAATTACGAGCTGGACCTGACCGAACAAGAGGTCGACCAACTGGTCGAGTACCTGCTGACACTTAAATAACAATACTCACGGAGGAGTGTCGCCATGCGCTATCGCTCACAAATGGTCGCTTACTGGTACTTTGCCGTTGCCATGGTTCTGTTCGGCCTGCAGCTGGTTTTTGGTCTGCTCGCCGCCGTAAAGTATCTGGGCCCGGACCCGCTTCTCAACATCCTGCCCTTCGATGTGGTCAAGACCATCCATACAAACCTGCTGATTGTCTGGGTTTTATGCGGTTTCATGGGGGCGACCTATTATGTGGTGCCTGAGGAGTCGAGGGGGGAACTGCACAGCGTCAAGCTTGCCTATGTCAGCCTGATCATCTGGGTTGTGATGGGCGTGACTGCGGTCATCGGCTATCTGTTCCGCTGGACCGCCGGCAACAAACTTCTGGAACAGCCCCTGCCCCATAAAATTGCGATTGTGGTTGTTATGCTGTTGTTCCTCTACAACATCCTGATGACCATAAAAAAAGCCGGGCGCTGGACAACCACCGAAGGGGTCCTCCTGGGCGGGCTTGGCCTTGCGGCGGTGCTCTATTTACCGGCGCTCCTGCACTACGAGAACTATACCGTCGCCACTTTTTACCGCTGGTGGACTATTCACCTCTGGGTCGAAGGGGTCTGGGAAATGATCCAGGCGAGTTTGCTGGCTTTTCTCCTGGTTCGTCTGTCCGGGGTCGATCGGGAAGTCATGGATAAGTGGCTTTACGTGATCGTCGGGCTGGTCTTTTTCGCAGGCATCATTGGTACGGCGCACCATTACTACTGGATTGGCGTGCCCGGCTACTGGCTTCCCATAGGCGGCTTCTTCAGTGCGCTCGAGCCACTTGCGCTATTTGCCATGGCAACGTATGCCTACACGGCCATGCGTCGGACAGGCTTCGCGCATCCTAACTCACTCGCTGTCCACTGGGCGGTTGGCAGTGCCATTTACACCTTGTTTGGCGCAGGCCTGTTGGGCCTTGCACACACGTTTCCCTCTGTCAACAAGTGGACGCACGGCACCATGATCACCGCCATGCACGGCCATGCCGCGTTCTACGGGGCCTATGCGATGATTGTGCTGGCTGTCGTCACCTACACCTTGCCCTATCTCACCCGCAACCGCCCTGAGGATGTTCGGGGAATCGGTTACTGGGCTTTCTGGCTGCAGATGGCCGGGATGTTCGGCATGACGCTTTCATTCGCGACGGCCGGCATCGGTCAGGTTTACCTGGAGCGGATCATGGGGCTGGGGTATCTGGAAACACAGCACAAGATACAGATCCACTTTCTCATGCTTGTCGCGACGGCGTCGCTTTTCGTGGTTGGCGTTATGCTCTTCATTTGGGACTTTTTCCGCACACCGCCTCGCACGGTTGACGATATTCCCCTCAATGCAGGCGCCGCCACAAGCCCTGTTGATCGACGCAGTCAGGCCCAGGGATCGGCCCGATGAGCTCATTCGGGGTCAGAGAGACTGAAAAGCCTGCCGTGGCGTCCGTTGCCCCATCGTCCGAGTTTGAGGGCGGTGCGCGACAGCCGCCGCGCGATGCGCCCTTCTATTTGAGGTCTGGAAACGAGGCGGAAATTTTCGAGCAGTGCCATAAGAGAAATCTCGCAGTCGCGCTGAAAGGCCCGACCGGTTGCGGGAAAACCCGCTTTGTTGAGCATATGGCATGGCATCTCGGTCGGCCTCTGATCACCGTTTCCTGCCACGACGATCTCTCTGCAACCGACCTGCTCGGGCGGTATCTGATCCGCGGCAACGAAACTGTATGGCAGGACGGCCCGCTGGCCCGCGCTGTCAGAATGGGTGCGATCTGCTATCTGGACGAAGTGATGGAGGCCCGCCAGGATACCATCGTCGTGATTCACTCCCTGACCGACCACAGGCGCATTTTGCCCATCGACAAGACCGGAGAGCTTGTCCCGGCAGCGCCGGGTTTTCAGTTGGTCATATCCTTCAATCCAGGTTACCAGCATGCCTTCAAGGACCTGAAACCCAGCACAAGGCAGCGTTTTGTCGCCCTTGATTTCAGCTTTCCTCCCCCGGAACAGGAAGCAGAGATAGTCATGCACGAAAGCGGCGTGGACCGCGCAACAGGCATGGATCTGGTCAATCTTGGCAGCAGGATGCGCGATCTGACAGACCAGGGTCTGGCAGAGGTCCCCAGCACCCGCCTTCTCGTAGCAACCGGTCGCCTGATACAGGGGGGCATAGCGCCACGTCAGGCCTGCTATGTGGGTCTTATTTCGCCTTTGACCGATGACCCTGCGATTGCTGCGGCCATGCGGGATCTTGTTAATGTCGTGTTGGTGGATTAGACAGGCGCCCCATGGCTGAAGCTGAAGACGTCATCACCGATGCAGCTGAGCACGCCACGGCTTACATCGTTGACTACTGGCAGCGCAAAACGCACACGCCGGTTCCGTTTCACCATACCCTCAAAGCGCACAGGAAACGGCTGGAGTTCCTGCTGCAGTCACTATTCAACCAGAAGTACCCGGTCCGCATGGCTCAGGCCCCAGCCGCACCCACGTACTTGACGAGACTTTTCACGCGTCGGCCGAAACGCCTGTTTCAGACTCATGCCCTGCCGGGGCAGGACGGCACCCGAATCTTTCTGCCGGCTGAAGTCACCCCGATTGGGAGTCCGCCTCTTTCAGCGGATGCGCTGTATCGCATTTATGCCATTCAACAGGTTCAACGGGCACGGCGGCGGGAGGCGGCGCAGCATTACTCGACCCGTTCGGTGCGTCAGATCGAGAAGAATACCTGGGCCTACTTGTTCTTCCTCCTAAGCGAAGCGGCTAATGCGGATCGTGATCTGGTGCGGCTATATCCGGGGTTAGGTGCTGACTTGATCGCGATGCGTGATGCCACGCTGGCTGGCCGACCCGAACTCAAGCTGCTACAGCATGCAGAGCGAGACGCCGAGAAGCTCTATGGAGCGGTGCTCCGGAGTCCACCTAACGCGTTGCCAGAGCCAATCAGGCCATGCAGTAACGCGGGCGAGTCTCTGGACTGGGCACTAGAGCAGGCCGGAAAGAACCAACCGGGAAAAGAACGTTTTTGGGGTATTCTCCCTGATGCTTGGATCGGTGTCTGGCTGACACCAGAGGCGGTGATACAGACTGATTCACAGCAGCCCTGGACCAGCGATCCCGGCACACAGCGGCCGGATGAGCGGAAAATGGCCCGCCGTCCCCGGGTGCGCGAGCGCGAAGACGATGAAGAGGACCCCAATGCCGGTATCTGGATGGTACAGCCCGCCATTCCCATGGAGCACGTTGAAGACCCTATGGGCATGCAGCGTCCCGCAGACCGAGAACAGGAAGCCGACGCTGGCGGCATGTCGGAGTCGCTTTCGGAGCTGCAGGAAACGACAGTAGTGACTACGCCGGAGCCAGCCAAAGAAATCATGACCAGTGATGAAACGCCTGCGCGGGAATCGGTTTCTGGCGGTCGGTCTGACCTGGCAAACGGCATCAGCTATCCGGAATGGGACTACCAGGCCGACAACTACCGGGCACACGGCACAATCGTCCGCCTGCTCAATCCCGCTTTAGGCGATCCCGATTGGATCACTGCAGTAAACGCCAGAAATCGCCGCCAGCTTGCTGATGTGCGCCGTCGCTTCGAAGCGATGCGGACCCGGCGTCAGGCCCAGCGGCGGCAGATCGACGGGGACGACATCGATATTGAGGAGTATGTCTCCGCCTTCGCCGACCAACGGGCGGGGCTGCCTGTGTCGGAGCGGCTGTTCCAATGCGATCGGAACCTTCGGCGGGACTGTGCGGTACTGTTACTGATCGACATCAGCGGATCTACCGACGCCTGGGTTTCGGGCGGCCACCGCATTATCGACGTAGCGAAGGAAAGTCTGGTGCTGGTAACCAGCGCCCTTGAGGCACTGGGGGACCCCTATGCGATCCAGGCTTTCTCAGGTGAAGGGCCAGGCCAGGTCTGCGTAACCGAGATCAAAAGTTTCAATACACAGGCCACCCCGACGCTTTACCGTCGCATAGCGTCGCTGGAGCCTGACCGCTTTACACGTGTCGGGTCAGCTCTACGCCATGCTACTGCCACACTTATGGGGTCAAACGCACAAAACCGGCTTCTGATCGTGCTGTCCGATGGCAAGCCGAACGATGTTGATCAGTACGAGAGCCGCTATGGTGTCGAAGACACTCGAAAAGCCGTGGCTGAAGCCTCCATGCAAGGTATCCATCCCTTTTGCATTACAGTGGACAGGGAGGCTCCCGAGTACATGCCCTACATGTTCGGGCCGCGCCGCTACGCCATGCTTCCACAGGTAGATAAACTCCCCATGGTGCTGCTCGATCTGCTAGGCCGATTTATCCGAGGCTAGT is part of the Hydrocarboniclastica marina genome and encodes:
- a CDS encoding cbb3-type cytochrome c oxidase subunit I, encoding MRYRSQMVAYWYFAVAMVLFGLQLVFGLLAAVKYLGPDPLLNILPFDVVKTIHTNLLIVWVLCGFMGATYYVVPEESRGELHSVKLAYVSLIIWVVMGVTAVIGYLFRWTAGNKLLEQPLPHKIAIVVVMLLFLYNILMTIKKAGRWTTTEGVLLGGLGLAAVLYLPALLHYENYTVATFYRWWTIHLWVEGVWEMIQASLLAFLLVRLSGVDREVMDKWLYVIVGLVFFAGIIGTAHHYYWIGVPGYWLPIGGFFSALEPLALFAMATYAYTAMRRTGFAHPNSLAVHWAVGSAIYTLFGAGLLGLAHTFPSVNKWTHGTMITAMHGHAAFYGAYAMIVLAVVTYTLPYLTRNRPEDVRGIGYWAFWLQMAGMFGMTLSFATAGIGQVYLERIMGLGYLETQHKIQIHFLMLVATASLFVVGVMLFIWDFFRTPPRTVDDIPLNAGAATSPVDRRSQAQGSAR
- a CDS encoding CbbQ/NirQ/NorQ/GpvN family protein; the protein is MSSFGVRETEKPAVASVAPSSEFEGGARQPPRDAPFYLRSGNEAEIFEQCHKRNLAVALKGPTGCGKTRFVEHMAWHLGRPLITVSCHDDLSATDLLGRYLIRGNETVWQDGPLARAVRMGAICYLDEVMEARQDTIVVIHSLTDHRRILPIDKTGELVPAAPGFQLVISFNPGYQHAFKDLKPSTRQRFVALDFSFPPPEQEAEIVMHESGVDRATGMDLVNLGSRMRDLTDQGLAEVPSTRLLVATGRLIQGGIAPRQACYVGLISPLTDDPAIAAAMRDLVNVVLVD
- a CDS encoding nitric oxide reductase activation protein NorD translates to MAEAEDVITDAAEHATAYIVDYWQRKTHTPVPFHHTLKAHRKRLEFLLQSLFNQKYPVRMAQAPAAPTYLTRLFTRRPKRLFQTHALPGQDGTRIFLPAEVTPIGSPPLSADALYRIYAIQQVQRARRREAAQHYSTRSVRQIEKNTWAYLFFLLSEAANADRDLVRLYPGLGADLIAMRDATLAGRPELKLLQHAERDAEKLYGAVLRSPPNALPEPIRPCSNAGESLDWALEQAGKNQPGKERFWGILPDAWIGVWLTPEAVIQTDSQQPWTSDPGTQRPDERKMARRPRVREREDDEEDPNAGIWMVQPAIPMEHVEDPMGMQRPADREQEADAGGMSESLSELQETTVVTTPEPAKEIMTSDETPARESVSGGRSDLANGISYPEWDYQADNYRAHGTIVRLLNPALGDPDWITAVNARNRRQLADVRRRFEAMRTRRQAQRRQIDGDDIDIEEYVSAFADQRAGLPVSERLFQCDRNLRRDCAVLLLIDISGSTDAWVSGGHRIIDVAKESLVLVTSALEALGDPYAIQAFSGEGPGQVCVTEIKSFNTQATPTLYRRIASLEPDRFTRVGSALRHATATLMGSNAQNRLLIVLSDGKPNDVDQYESRYGVEDTRKAVAEASMQGIHPFCITVDREAPEYMPYMFGPRRYAMLPQVDKLPMVLLDLLGRFIRG
- a CDS encoding c-type cytochrome, which translates into the protein MTRKQARLFAIIATAVTATAFIGMTLHSHTRFDDLTHAENITPEVLRGKQVWHDYNCVNCHTLFGEGAYYAPDLTKITDHRGIPYLTAFMKDPSQFYSEERHRRVMPDMGLSDQEIDDVLVFLQWIADIDNQGWPPRPILVSGETIPGTNIGKPAIPVSASDGPVAKGEALFSSTPPGCFACHSVAKGVSMAGPSLAGIALTAESVLNSDDYTGEATTVGEYIRESIVNPSAYVVPGQMYSSGGQSFMPANYELDLTEQEVDQLVEYLLTLK